TAATGTTACCACAACACTCAAACCATTCACACAATTATAGACAATCATCTCACATTTTTGAAAGACAGATATCTCgatggaagaagaagaaaactACGCCTCTCTCTCTATTCAAGAAGAAGAGCCTCACAGACTCTCTTTCAGCCATCTCCCCATCCCACTAAACAATCCCTCCACCCCCTCTCCCCGCCCCAACCTCCTCTTCGAATTCTCCTCCTCCGACCCCACGCCTGCTCCACCTCATTCCTACCACAACGACATCGTTTTCTGCGGCAAGATCATCCACGAAGAAGCCGACGAGGAAGACGGCCTCAACGAGTACCAGAAGCGCGACTACTTCGCCACCGTCAAGTCCAAATCCCTCCGCAACAAGCCCTCCTCCCCACACTCCGACCAGCGCCGCCTCTCCGCGACTGCGAGATTCTCCGGTGAGCTGATCATGCGGCCGAAGAGCCCCAACGTGGAGTACCACGTGCAGAGAGTGAACATAAGCTCGCTAACGTCGATGTCGGCGAAGTCAAGGAGGAGGATGTTTATGTTCGGGCCGGTGAAGTTCAAGCCGGAGATGGAGCTGAGCGCGATCAAGCAGAGGCAGGGGAAGCAGGCGATGGCGGAGAGCGGGAGGAAGGGGCAGTGGGAGATGTTCAAGTCGAGTTTTAGGGGGAGATCTCACTTCACCAGCGTGTTGGCGAGGTCCTTGggttgcggcggcggcggttggGCAAGTCATCGTTTGGTGGGGGCGGATTGAATACAGTTTTTGTTGTTGACTGGTTGAGTGTGAACGCAAGAATGTTTATTatgctattttttaaaaatatattaatttttttagtgtATAAAGAGAGTCTAATTTGGATGGCTTGTTTGTGattactattatatttatttatttgttacgtTTTTGTTTGACACTTCATTTAGTGAGATCCCCTTGtttttaaaatactactcctactatgAATTAAGGGTCCCTAGTTTTAGTCaatatttctcttttatagtactagtacttaCTCCTTTCATATGAAGACATTTTTTTCCGTcatgaaaattaagaaaatgatgtgtaaattgtaatatattaaataaaaagataataaagtaaaagataagaaatatgttaacttttactaagaATAAAAATGACTTCATTACTATATAatgtaataaaatgataaaatgactcaATTGCTATGAAACTAATTGCTATGGGACTAGGAGAGTATTAATTCAAAATCTTCAGCTCTATTTCGTTTATGCGAACTAGTCGATTCGACCAAATATAGAATTGCAGTTTTGTTATGCTAATTTGCTTATaaaaaatggttaaaaattTGGTGAATCCAACGATGTTATGTAAGCATGTCAAATATTTCAAACACCATTTTGTACATTTTACAATGATCTCATGCAattaaaatccatttttttCACCTCTGCATCAGATTAAACAACGAATAATGCTAATTTTTTTAGAAACGACAACGTTATAGATAAATTAAGTATTTCCAGAGAACTGACCAAATAGAAATGAGACATTATACAATAATagaaaatgattaaaataaaaacattcttattttgaaaaattaggtTCTAATCACATCTATTTATTTTGGTAGATGGACTACATGATTAATTCactagttttaagaaattaaatttcgAGGCTTCAGTCACATCTGTAATATAAATAAACCatttatatacttataaatttcacacaaaatatatcaaaccGATTATTATCCATATTTGACAATACCCCACCtaactaaggccatccacaacgctgttcctataccgttccttaaaccactatttgagggtcccactgtacttttttacttcattccttaactaaggaacggaacctgcaaccctccgttccttaaccgttccttaaattactattcattcaatttcatttttttatttccaactaaattcaatttaaataaacacactttattaaaaaacaaacacactttattaaaaaacacacaacattaaaaaaaatttaaactttttttttattaaattttattttaaaaaaaaaaattgaattattgcgtcaccgggacgaagcccactcgcggggcagcgagtgggcttcacgcgtcgaatgggaggccgccacgtcgcctcggcgcgtggcggaacgtttcgttccgcgttcctccggaacggaacgcggcacggcataggaacggcatgggcacggaatggcgacggaacgaagcctgcaacgcgtgccgctgcggaaccgttccgccggaacggcataggaaccgcaacggtacagcgttgcgggtgccctaaatAGTGGGCGACCAAAAACATTAATGAATTAGCTACCCAATATTATTGACTTAATAATTTCCAATTcaatcaaattaatttaaacGAATTTATATCAATATTAAATGTTTTTGGAGCATATAAAATATAGGCATTCGGCCCACACGCGCCCTCTCAATTGGCGTGTGGAGTAGTTAAGCCCCCTACGACGTCGTTCTGACAAAAATTCCAACTTTTGTACGACTTCGCCATTTCCTCTCTTCCGTCCTCACCTCACCTACTCCGAATTTCTCAATCCCcccctcttttctctctctcaagaTCCATTTTTGGTCGAGGGATTCTGATTGTGCCGTTCCATCCGTGATCTCGTTGGTATTCCGAAGGTAGTGATCTCGTATTTCGTTTTTATGCCTTCCTTTGCAATTACACTTTTGATGTTATCGAGTTCTGAATCGATGGTGGCAGTTTCGTTGTTTTGCCGGTAGTTTAGAATCGAATCGCTGATAGATGATTTTCTGAAACTCTTGAATGGGTATAATACGTACTTTTCTAGTCAACGAGCATGCAAGTTCTATCTTATCTTTATGGGTTTTCTCTTATTTGACcttttatttatgtttgtttGCCACAATTCTAAGTTTTTTGGGGTGATTTTATCAGTATTTTGTTTCTGTTTTGGTAGATTGGCTAGGTTTGTAGAAAATTAGAAGAACAGCAAAATTGGCTAGGTTGAGCTTTTGGGTTGAGCTGAGATTATACATAATAAGGTCTGATTTAGCTGAAGTGTGTTTAAGAGTCTAGTTCAATTGAAGGGTGTTAGGCTTAACGACTTCCAATTGATGAGGAAAAATGGCCTAATTATCAATGGGCGCATAGTTTGCTGAAATTTGAAGTTTAGAAGCAGTTATTTATGTTATTTGGGTTTACAAGCTCTAGGTGCAGTAGAGGATTTATGAACTGCATCGAACGCTACTCATGTTCTGCCTGAATTTCGTTTGTTATCCTGGAAATATTCACTTATTCATCTGTAATCATTTTGGTTGAGTAATGAGGTGTTCAGTTTTATCTGAGTTTTGGATTCATCCTAGATACCTACTTGATTATTGATTGATATCGAATGGAAAATTGTTTTACGATCAGaatgtttattttctaaatatgCTCTGAGGATAGGTGTTTAAGTAGATTGCAATATAAATCTTTACTTTGGAGCCATAAGTTGTTTTTTAATGCTATCTGCTATGCTTTCGACAGTTTCCGTAGCAATCAATATCTTGTTTCAACTTTCATTTTGTTATGCTTGTTTCAGGTTGCAGGTTATTACATTTCTAGAATGGATTTTTTCTTTGGAAACTCAAACAGAGAatcttcaaattttgacatgGACATTTTCAAGTGTCCATTTCTGATGAACATCAATGAACCAACTAACTTCTCCTTTACATCATCAATGGCTTTCCCTATTCCTGTAAGTCGTATACATCTCTTATAATTTCTATGTTCGCCCATATCATGATCTAAGCATCATCTTGCTCTCCATTATTTTATGCTCCAAAGCTAATACATTCCCTTGTCTCCTATGTCTTGCTCGTATTAGGCACCGGATGGGAAGGGTCCCATATTTGAGGATGGTCCCAATTTTGACATGGCATTCAGGCTCTTCCATGGGCAAAATGGCGTTGTTCCGCTTTCCGGAAGGTCATTTGTTCCGACCCAGAAGTCTCAGCCCGAACAGTCACCAGCTCAATTTAACCCCTTGGCAGCTAAAGCTGCCACCATCAGCCTCTCTGGTTTTGGTGCAGGGGGGCCTTTTGGTTTTGATGCTTTTTTTGAAAAGTGGGGGAAAGACAACAAGAAACCAAACCCTTCAAAAAAGGAGTCTTCTAAGGTAAAATTATCTCCTTAAGTTAGCTATTCGTAGTCAactgataataataataataataataataataataatcttgaTGAAGCAATTGTTAAAGATGTTTATGTTTGAATACAGGGAGGGAAATCAGAGCATGAAGCAATGAGCGACGATTGGCTGCAAAAAGGGAACTGCCCCATTGCAAAGTCCTATCGGGCCGTGAGTGGTGTGCTTCCACTTGTAGCAAAGGCCCTTCAGCCCCCTCCTGGTATGAAGTATAGGTGCCCTCCTGCAATTGTGGCTGCCAGGAGCGCTCTAGCAAAAACCGCTTTTGCCAAAAACCTGAGGCCACAGCCCCTGCCTGCAAAAGTGCTCGCTATCGGCCTTCTGGGAATGGTGGCTAATGTACCTCTAGGAATATGGAGGGAACACACTGAAAAATTCTCGCCATCGTGGTTCGTTGCTGTCCATGCTGCTGTGCCATTCATAGGCATGCTCAGGAAATCTGTGCTAATGCCAAAGGCAGCCATGGCATTCACCATAGCGGCATCTATTCTAGGTCAGGTGATTGGATCTAGGGCTGAGAGGTACCGGCTCAAGACAGCTGCTGATGCAAGGGTATCGAAATTTGCTGAAACTTCAATCATCGGGCCAAACCAGGCGACGGCTACTGGGATCAAATGCTGGGAAAATGCTGATTGGAGTTCGAATTCTCTGCAAGTTCCTGTTGCCTCATCCTCACCGGAGGTTTTCTGCTGATCTCGTGGCATTTTATTCTTGTTTGTCGCCGTTGTGTTACAGGTCTAGTCATCTGCAACTGTGAGCTTCTATTCTTGTTGTTTTTATTTACCACCAAAGACATCCATAAAGAAATTTTGGTGAAATAAATGTGAGAATAAGAGTCCTTTGTATTAATATCAAACTGAGGAAGTATTTTATGTAAAATTGTGTGTTGACTTTACCAGTTCAATCATAAATAATTCTAAAAATGTAAAGGCTGTATAATAAAGAAAGTTAAATAGTTTGATTAGTTCTTTATGAGGTGAAGAAAAAGGTTAGTGGTTGAATCAATGTTGAATTAATCAAAAACAAGAAATGCTCCAAACAGGTCGCAGTCAGCTGTCTAACCGTATAACTAAATTGTTAGGCGACACATGCAAGTTGCAACTCATCTAACGAACTAACACAATTTTAAACAAGCACGAGAAATGCATAATTCTTGAACTGGGAGAAGAAAGAATGCATCAAATTAATCCCGCGTACCCAGAAATGATGAAGACATGTTACATTTCAATTTCTAAAAATCATAGTTATAtacatttcataatttttttaagccACCACCCTCCACAATCCGCATATTCGTTTAACAAGAATAATCATGACTTGAGCCAGAACCAAGTATATTTTCAATCTAAATAATGCTAGTTGTAAACTTGTGTGTATCTCCATTTTGGCTTATCTTTCTTTCTGAACCTCCTTTTAGAGAATCAAttgatgtttcatttttaaaataatgtttAAACTTCAAATTGGGTCAAACGGGAAGTTAAATAAAATGCAATCCAATACTCCTTACAGCCCACTCGTGGACCATCATGACTTAAACAAAACCAAGTTTAAGGTAGCAAAAAGCCAGTTAATTAGGTGTGCactatttaatttaatgaataaaCTAAACACTAACCAAAGGCACTCTCTAAAGGAAGATAAAGCCTGAAGAACTTTATGGAATGTTGATAATCATTCAAATTGTACAAGaatcaaaataattaatgacCATGATAGATGATAAGAATTGATAATTAGTATAagaaacaatttttataatgaCTGACCTAATACATGTTGGGGAAATGCTTTGTAAAGAAGCAAAATTGGGCTCCACAAATGAGAGTG
This portion of the Salvia splendens isolate huo1 chromosome 10, SspV2, whole genome shotgun sequence genome encodes:
- the LOC121750934 gene encoding uncharacterized protein LOC121750934 — encoded protein: MDFFFGNSNRESSNFDMDIFKCPFLMNINEPTNFSFTSSMAFPIPAPDGKGPIFEDGPNFDMAFRLFHGQNGVVPLSGRSFVPTQKSQPEQSPAQFNPLAAKAATISLSGFGAGGPFGFDAFFEKWGKDNKKPNPSKKESSKGGKSEHEAMSDDWLQKGNCPIAKSYRAVSGVLPLVAKALQPPPGMKYRCPPAIVAARSALAKTAFAKNLRPQPLPAKVLAIGLLGMVANVPLGIWREHTEKFSPSWFVAVHAAVPFIGMLRKSVLMPKAAMAFTIAASILGQVIGSRAERYRLKTAADARVSKFAETSIIGPNQATATGIKCWENADWSSNSLQVPVASSSPEVFC